In Gemmatimonadota bacterium, one DNA window encodes the following:
- a CDS encoding M56 family metallopeptidase: protein MLFAIVSLLLLGVTPVVGHHVLGVVPWLSAEQHHLAMLCLVALHQLLEPVHDLAHWLLYAGIAFVVLERGRVLWRHGRVMRDLPQARVSPDSVLGRAALGAGLRVGQVWAVRGLPMPAFTTGWIRPRVIVATDLSERLTPDELTAVLAHEAVHLRRRDPLRLFALRSLASLLFWLPVLRRVAADLEDEVEITADDEVALRLALPLASAVLKLGGGTSTPVATTVGFQRADLLPRRIRRLAGEDALAVSHTSTRSLIAASVALLLAWSSGVMVLHPLSDPGLHTAHGPAHCDHPGANPLTHLFCRGWSLGGDGCPHEAARRSTP from the coding sequence TTGCTCTTCGCCATTGTTTCGTTGCTGCTTCTCGGCGTCACGCCAGTCGTCGGACATCACGTACTCGGCGTGGTACCGTGGCTTTCCGCTGAGCAGCATCACCTTGCGATGCTGTGCTTGGTCGCATTGCACCAATTGCTCGAGCCCGTACACGACCTTGCGCATTGGCTGTTGTATGCGGGCATCGCTTTCGTTGTATTGGAGCGAGGGCGGGTGCTGTGGCGCCACGGACGCGTCATGCGCGACCTTCCTCAAGCGCGCGTGAGTCCAGACTCGGTGTTGGGACGTGCCGCGCTCGGGGCAGGACTTCGCGTCGGGCAGGTGTGGGCCGTGCGTGGACTCCCGATGCCTGCCTTTACGACTGGGTGGATTCGGCCACGGGTCATCGTTGCGACCGACCTTAGCGAGCGACTCACACCTGACGAACTCACCGCCGTACTCGCTCACGAAGCCGTGCACCTTCGGCGACGCGATCCGCTGCGGCTTTTCGCACTTCGCTCGCTTGCCTCGCTGTTGTTTTGGCTTCCCGTCCTGCGCAGAGTCGCCGCCGATTTGGAGGACGAGGTGGAGATCACCGCTGATGATGAAGTGGCGCTGCGTCTCGCACTACCCCTCGCCTCAGCCGTACTCAAGCTCGGTGGGGGCACATCGACTCCTGTTGCCACGACGGTGGGATTTCAGCGTGCCGATTTGTTGCCGCGCCGCATTCGGCGTCTTGCAGGCGAGGATGCACTGGCGGTATCACACACGTCCACGCGTTCCCTCATTGCGGCATCGGTGGCATTGCTCCTTGCATGGAGTTCCGGTGTGATGGTGTTGCATCCTCTGAGTGACCCGGGCCTGCACACGGCCCACGGACCAGCGCATTGTGATCATCCGGGGGCGAACCCACTGACGCATCTCTTCTGCCGAGGCTGGTCGCTTGGGGGCGATGGATGCCCACACGAGGCCGCGCGTCGCTCAACGCCGTGA
- a CDS encoding BlaI/MecI/CopY family transcriptional regulator — MNLSGSGVGTVLGELEARLMRLCWDAARPLSARDIHDRLRAEHPVSPLTSTTVLNRLVRKGFLSRGRVDGLLHFTARVDESEFVSQASRRAVEGILSLGAEAVTASIVDVLAERDPEQLAELARLIRRKLREQDG, encoded by the coding sequence ATGAATCTCTCCGGGAGCGGGGTCGGCACCGTCTTAGGTGAGCTTGAAGCCCGACTGATGCGACTGTGCTGGGACGCCGCGCGGCCACTGAGTGCGCGAGACATTCACGACCGTCTCCGAGCTGAGCATCCTGTTTCTCCCCTGACGAGTACCACGGTGCTCAATCGCCTCGTGCGCAAGGGATTTCTTTCGCGCGGTCGCGTGGATGGGTTGCTGCATTTCACGGCGCGCGTAGACGAGTCGGAGTTCGTCTCACAAGCGTCGCGCCGAGCGGTGGAGGGGATTCTCTCGCTCGGTGCCGAAGCGGTGACGGCGTCGATCGTCGACGTGCTCGCCGAACGCGATCCTGAGCAGCTCGCTGAACTCGCACGCCTGATTCGTCGCAAGTTGCGCGAGCAGGACGGCTAG
- a CDS encoding nuclear transport factor 2 family protein, whose amino-acid sequence MSGIVRRLAVAVVLTVALAGRATAQDHAHAGHQASPNAEVASVIQAIQALFAAAERGDLAALDSIYAGDSLLVIEGSGINRGWTDYRDNHLAPELKEFSNFRYRPFEIEARVSGTLAWATFRYALSADLPTGKADVVGRGTAILERRGARWVVRLTHTASRARRPSDPPMP is encoded by the coding sequence ATGTCTGGCATCGTTCGCCGCCTCGCCGTTGCCGTCGTACTGACCGTCGCACTCGCAGGCCGCGCCACCGCCCAGGACCACGCTCACGCAGGCCACCAAGCGTCGCCGAATGCAGAGGTCGCGTCCGTGATTCAGGCCATCCAGGCGCTCTTCGCTGCCGCGGAGCGCGGCGACCTGGCGGCACTCGACTCGATCTACGCAGGAGACAGTCTTCTCGTCATTGAGGGATCCGGCATCAACCGCGGGTGGACGGACTATCGCGACAATCACCTCGCGCCGGAACTAAAGGAATTCAGCAACTTCCGGTATCGGCCTTTTGAGATCGAAGCGCGCGTGTCTGGCACTCTTGCGTGGGCCACGTTCCGCTACGCGCTCAGCGCCGACCTACCCACCGGAAAGGCTGACGTCGTGGGACGCGGCACCGCGATTCTTGAGCGCCGTGGCGCGCGATGGGTCGTGCGCCTGACGCACACGGCGAGCCGTGCCCGCCGACCCAGTGATCCGCCGATGCCCTGA